From Nitrobacter sp. NHB1, a single genomic window includes:
- the ribH gene encoding 6,7-dimethyl-8-ribityllumazine synthase, which produces MAEARRAPVKDQADVSGARALIVEARFYDDIQDALLEGAVAELSAAGVGYDVVTVPGALEIPAAIAIALDAAERSGKPYDAVIALGCVVRGDTIHFEIVSMESSRALMDLSVQRRVPLGNGIITVNTDAQAWARARASELNKGGDAARAALTMVRIKRRLAKA; this is translated from the coding sequence ATGGCAGAGGCAAGGCGCGCACCAGTCAAGGATCAGGCCGACGTCTCGGGCGCACGCGCCCTGATCGTCGAGGCGCGGTTTTACGATGATATCCAGGATGCGCTGCTCGAAGGTGCGGTCGCCGAATTGAGCGCTGCCGGCGTCGGCTATGACGTCGTCACCGTTCCCGGTGCTCTGGAAATTCCTGCGGCGATTGCCATAGCGCTCGATGCGGCCGAACGGAGCGGCAAGCCTTACGATGCGGTAATCGCGCTCGGCTGCGTGGTGCGGGGCGACACGATCCATTTTGAGATCGTCTCGATGGAATCCTCCCGCGCGCTGATGGATCTGTCGGTGCAGCGGCGCGTGCCCCTCGGCAACGGCATCATCACGGTCAACACCGATGCGCAGGCGTGGGCGAGGGCGCGCGCGAGCGAGTTGAACAAGGGCGGCGACGCGGCGCGGGCGGCGCTGACGATGGTGCGGATCAAGCGCCGATTGGCGAAGGCATAA
- a CDS encoding riboflavin synthase — MFTGIVTDIGEIESLTQTARNRLHRLRILCRYDQNTIADGASIACSGVCLTVVASGVAGGRTWFEVDVGAETLDVTTAKHWAAGTRLNLERALKIGDELGGHIVAGHADGLAVIVARDDQHGMARFELRTTRDLARFIAAKGSVTLDGVSLTVNTVRDAAFSVLIIPHTLGFTTLGDWRAGSEVNIEVDMMARYAARLSEMK; from the coding sequence ATGTTCACCGGCATAGTGACCGACATCGGCGAGATCGAAAGCCTGACGCAGACGGCGCGGAACCGGCTGCACCGGTTGCGTATCCTCTGCCGTTACGATCAAAACACCATCGCCGACGGCGCGTCGATCGCGTGCAGCGGCGTGTGCCTGACCGTCGTTGCCTCGGGCGTCGCCGGCGGCCGGACCTGGTTCGAGGTCGATGTGGGAGCGGAGACGCTCGACGTGACCACGGCAAAGCACTGGGCGGCGGGAACGCGGCTCAATCTCGAGCGTGCGCTGAAAATCGGCGACGAACTCGGCGGCCACATCGTCGCAGGTCATGCCGACGGACTCGCCGTTATCGTCGCGCGCGACGATCAGCACGGCATGGCGCGCTTTGAATTGCGCACCACCCGGGATTTGGCGCGCTTCATCGCGGCCAAAGGCTCGGTGACGCTGGATGGCGTATCGCTGACGGTAAATACCGTTCGGGACGCAGCGTTCTCGGTGCTCATCATTCCGCACACGCTCGGTTTCACCACGCTGGGCGATTGGCGTGCCGGCAGCGAGGTCAATATCGAGGTCGACATGATGGCGCGTTACGCGGCGCGGCTGAGCGAGATGAAGTAG
- the ribD gene encoding bifunctional diaminohydroxyphosphoribosylaminopyrimidine deaminase/5-amino-6-(5-phosphoribosylamino)uracil reductase RibD encodes MIFRILEEQYGEKLRNAKVADLRFMQLALAMGRRSLGASAPNPAVGAVIVKDDVIVGRGWTQPGGRPHAEVEALRRAGEAARGATLYVTLEPCSHVGKTPPCADAVIAAGITRVVSAIEDPTPEVAGQGHARLRAGGISVEVGLCAVEAAHHHAGHFRRVRDKRPHVILKLAVSSDGKIAAAGGAPVAITGEAAKARVHLLRAQCNAILVGIGTVLADDPLLTCRLPGMEARSPLRVVLDHALRIPHDSRLVRSACETPLWVMASDPAQASAAMKLGAAGVQVVRVSVAAGAPGLDLAAVLRALSERGVTRLMVEGGARVASSFVAAGLVDEAWLLRGPDPIGDDGVAALGALPLTAITRSPQFKVRGSETLDQDTLAIYERV; translated from the coding sequence ATGATCTTCCGCATTCTGGAAGAGCAGTACGGCGAAAAACTCCGGAACGCCAAGGTCGCCGATTTGCGTTTCATGCAATTGGCGCTGGCCATGGGTCGCCGTAGCCTGGGCGCGAGCGCGCCCAATCCGGCCGTGGGCGCCGTCATCGTGAAGGACGATGTGATCGTCGGCCGCGGCTGGACCCAGCCGGGAGGGCGACCGCACGCCGAGGTCGAGGCGCTGCGGCGCGCGGGCGAGGCGGCGCGCGGCGCGACGCTGTATGTCACGCTGGAGCCGTGTTCGCATGTCGGAAAAACGCCGCCATGCGCCGATGCCGTGATCGCAGCCGGCATCACGCGTGTCGTGTCCGCAATCGAGGATCCTACGCCCGAAGTCGCGGGGCAGGGCCATGCGCGGTTACGGGCAGGGGGAATATCGGTCGAAGTCGGACTTTGCGCAGTCGAGGCGGCGCACCATCATGCCGGACATTTCCGGCGGGTCCGGGACAAACGCCCGCACGTCATCCTCAAGCTCGCAGTTTCCAGCGACGGAAAGATCGCTGCGGCCGGAGGCGCGCCGGTCGCCATCACGGGCGAAGCGGCCAAGGCGCGGGTGCATCTGTTGCGCGCGCAATGCAACGCCATTCTGGTCGGCATCGGCACCGTGCTGGCCGACGATCCTCTCCTGACCTGCCGCCTTCCCGGCATGGAAGCGCGCTCGCCGCTGCGTGTGGTGCTGGATCACGCGCTGCGTATTCCGCACGACAGCCGGCTGGTCCGGTCCGCGTGCGAGACGCCGCTTTGGGTGATGGCGTCGGATCCCGCCCAAGCATCCGCAGCCATGAAGCTCGGCGCCGCAGGCGTGCAGGTCGTGCGCGTTTCGGTCGCGGCTGGCGCGCCCGGGCTTGATCTGGCGGCGGTGCTTCGCGCACTTTCCGAACGGGGCGTCACCCGGCTGATGGTCGAGGGCGGCGCACGCGTTGCATCGTCGTTCGTCGCGGCTGGTCTGGTCGACGAAGCGTGGCTGCTGCGTGGTCCCGATCCGATCGGCGACGACGGCGTGGCGGCGCTTGGTGCCTTGCCGCTGACCGCCATCACCCGCTCGCCGCAGTTCAAGGTTCGTGGTAGCGAAACACTCGATCAGGATACTCTCGCGATCTACGAGCGTGTCTAG
- the nrdR gene encoding transcriptional regulator NrdR: MRCPSCNSLDTQVKDSRPTEDSAVIRRRRVCMACNFRFTTFERVQLRELTVIKRNGRRVPFDRDKLVRSLQISLRKRPVEPERVETMVSGIVRELEGGGEAEISSEIIGEIVMEHLRSLDDVAYVRFASVYRNFREAKDFEAVLGELSSEDDARPVPLRK, from the coding sequence ATGCGCTGCCCGAGCTGCAACAGTCTTGATACTCAGGTAAAGGATTCCCGGCCGACCGAGGATTCGGCCGTCATCCGCCGCCGGCGCGTCTGCATGGCCTGCAATTTCCGCTTCACGACGTTCGAGCGGGTGCAATTGCGCGAACTCACGGTCATCAAGCGTAACGGGCGGCGGGTGCCGTTCGACCGCGACAAGCTGGTACGTTCGCTGCAAATATCCTTGCGCAAACGGCCGGTTGAGCCCGAGCGCGTCGAAACCATGGTGTCGGGCATCGTCCGCGAACTCGAGGGCGGCGGCGAGGCGGAGATTTCGTCCGAGATCATCGGCGAGATCGTAATGGAACATTTGCGGAGCCTCGACGACGTCGCCTATGTGCGCTTTGCCTCGGTCTACCGCAATTTCCGCGAGGCCAAGGATTTCGAGGCGGTGCTGGGCGAACTCTCCAGCGAGGACGACGCGCGGCCTGTGCCGCTGCGCAAATGA
- the glyA gene encoding serine hydroxymethyltransferase has protein sequence MNSPAKVASAPDSFFTATLAEADPEIAAAIKGELGRQRHEIELIASENIVSRAVLEAQGSVMTNKYAEGYPGARYYGGCEWVDVAETLAIERAKKLFGAQFANVQPNSGSQMNQAVFLALLQPGDTFMGLDLAAGGHLTHGAPVNMSGKWFKAAHYTVRRDDHLIDMDEVARRAEEVKPKLIIAGGSAYSRPWDFKRFREIADSVGAYLMVDMAHFAGLVAGGVHASPVPHAHVTTTTTHKSLRGPRGGLILCNDEALAKKFNSAIFPGLQGGPLMHVIAAKAVAFGEALRPDFKIYAKNVVENARALAESLRGHGFDIVSGGTDNHLMLVDLRPKGLRGNVSEKALVRAAITCNKNGIPFDPEKPFVTSGLRLGTPAATTRGFGVAEFKQVGGLIAEVLNAIAQADDGKAPLVEAAVKEKVKALTDRFPIYQ, from the coding sequence ATGAACTCTCCCGCCAAAGTCGCCTCCGCGCCCGATTCCTTCTTTACGGCCACCCTGGCCGAGGCCGATCCCGAGATCGCCGCCGCGATCAAGGGCGAATTGGGCCGTCAGCGTCACGAGATCGAGCTGATCGCGTCCGAAAACATCGTCAGCCGCGCGGTTCTGGAAGCGCAGGGCTCGGTGATGACCAACAAATACGCCGAGGGTTATCCGGGCGCGCGCTATTACGGCGGGTGCGAGTGGGTCGATGTCGCCGAAACGCTCGCAATCGAGCGGGCCAAAAAGCTGTTTGGCGCGCAGTTCGCCAACGTCCAGCCGAATTCCGGAAGCCAGATGAACCAGGCGGTGTTTCTGGCGCTGCTGCAACCCGGCGATACCTTCATGGGGCTCGACCTCGCCGCTGGCGGCCACCTGACCCATGGCGCGCCGGTCAACATGTCCGGCAAGTGGTTCAAGGCCGCGCACTACACCGTGCGGCGCGATGACCACCTGATCGACATGGATGAGGTCGCGCGCCGTGCAGAGGAGGTCAAGCCGAAGCTGATCATCGCCGGCGGCTCGGCCTATTCGCGACCGTGGGATTTCAAGCGCTTCCGCGAGATTGCCGACAGCGTCGGCGCCTATCTGATGGTGGACATGGCGCACTTCGCCGGCCTCGTCGCCGGTGGCGTCCATGCCTCGCCGGTGCCGCACGCGCATGTGACGACGACCACCACCCACAAGTCGCTGCGCGGTCCACGCGGCGGCCTGATCCTGTGCAACGACGAGGCGCTTGCCAAGAAGTTCAATTCGGCGATCTTCCCCGGCCTGCAGGGCGGCCCGCTGATGCATGTCATCGCTGCAAAGGCCGTGGCGTTCGGCGAGGCACTGCGTCCGGACTTCAAGATCTACGCGAAGAACGTCGTCGAAAACGCCAGGGCGCTGGCCGAAAGTCTGCGCGGCCACGGCTTCGACATCGTCTCCGGCGGCACCGACAACCACCTGATGCTGGTGGACCTGCGGCCCAAAGGGCTGCGAGGCAACGTCTCCGAAAAGGCGCTGGTGCGCGCTGCGATCACCTGCAACAAGAACGGCATCCCTTTCGATCCGGAAAAGCCGTTCGTGACCTCGGGTCTTCGTCTCGGCACGCCGGCCGCCACCACGCGCGGCTTCGGGGTTGCCGAATTCAAGCAGGTCGGCGGCCTGATCGCGGAAGTGCTCAACGCCATCGCGCAGGCTGACGACGGCAAGGCCCCGCTGGTCGAGGCGGCGGTGAAGGAGAAGGTCAAGGCGCTGACCGATCGCTTCCCGATCTATCAGTAA
- a CDS encoding DUF3606 domain-containing protein, translated as MIRLVTVASVISTYQKPATTVDTNDDAQTDVWASRLNVSRDRLLAAVADVGPSLAAVRHYLAK; from the coding sequence ATGATCCGGCTGGTCACAGTTGCATCGGTGATATCCACCTATCAGAAACCGGCGACCACGGTGGATACGAATGACGATGCCCAAACCGACGTTTGGGCGAGCCGGCTGAACGTGTCGCGCGACCGGCTGCTCGCAGCGGTTGCCGATGTGGGACCGTCGCTGGCCGCGGTGCGCCACTACCTCGCAAAATAA
- a CDS encoding GGDEF domain-containing protein, whose translation MSLDISTLYLVAALVGVMLGVMLLFFGRQQKIPTLNWWGAAYLLGAISIGVWTVAGPLLRDTVALALNAVGFVACGMVWSAARVFHGRKPNWLALPLGAAVWLIIIVCPPDESSTMRLTIGAGIVAAYAVLTANELWSEQRKAMRKRWPALLVPILHGFVLMLPILLGYMLRADGSSFRSAKWVPIFAFELVLYAVGTVFVIFMLVSDRTVKAHKAAASIDPLTGMLNRRGFAEATARVIEREASTGRLVTALVFDIDHFKSINDRFGHAAGDEILKLFAIVVTNTLRTTDLSGRIGGEEFAALLPCSIEEAAVAAERVREAFAVSGITAEDAPVETTVSIGAASGPPGTELEVLLAAADTALYQAKRGGRNRVQVAEEEPLSPEQDRRRPAVWPAPAVRQSSVMWPV comes from the coding sequence ATGTCACTCGACATCTCGACTCTTTATCTCGTAGCGGCACTTGTCGGCGTGATGCTCGGGGTCATGCTGTTGTTCTTCGGACGGCAGCAGAAAATTCCCACGCTTAACTGGTGGGGCGCGGCTTATCTCCTCGGCGCCATCTCGATCGGAGTCTGGACGGTCGCGGGCCCGCTGCTGCGCGATACCGTGGCGCTGGCGCTCAATGCGGTGGGCTTTGTGGCCTGCGGCATGGTGTGGAGCGCAGCGCGTGTGTTCCACGGCCGCAAGCCGAATTGGCTGGCGTTGCCGCTCGGCGCCGCGGTCTGGCTGATCATCATCGTGTGTCCGCCCGATGAATCGTCCACCATGCGACTGACGATCGGTGCGGGCATCGTCGCGGCCTACGCGGTTCTGACCGCGAACGAACTGTGGTCCGAGCAACGCAAAGCCATGCGGAAGCGCTGGCCGGCGCTACTGGTGCCCATCCTGCACGGTTTTGTGCTGATGTTGCCCATACTGCTGGGTTATATGCTGCGCGCCGACGGCAGCAGCTTCCGCAGCGCCAAGTGGGTTCCGATATTCGCCTTCGAACTCGTACTCTATGCGGTCGGCACTGTTTTCGTCATCTTCATGCTGGTGTCGGATCGTACCGTGAAGGCCCACAAGGCCGCAGCTTCGATCGATCCGCTGACCGGCATGTTGAACCGTCGGGGTTTTGCCGAGGCGACCGCACGGGTCATAGAACGTGAGGCCAGTACCGGGCGCCTGGTGACGGCGCTCGTTTTCGACATCGATCATTTCAAGTCGATCAACGACCGCTTCGGCCACGCGGCGGGCGACGAAATTCTCAAGCTGTTCGCGATCGTCGTCACCAATACGCTGCGGACCACTGATCTGTCTGGACGGATTGGTGGCGAGGAATTTGCCGCCTTGCTGCCTTGCTCGATTGAGGAGGCGGCTGTTGCTGCGGAGCGCGTGCGCGAGGCGTTCGCCGTTAGCGGCATTACGGCCGAGGACGCGCCGGTCGAGACGACCGTGAGTATTGGCGCGGCAAGCGGTCCGCCAGGCACTGAACTCGAAGTGCTGCTCGCAGCCGCCGATACGGCGCTCTATCAGGCCAAACGCGGCGGGCGCAATCGCGTTCAGGTCGCCGAGGAGGAGCCGCTGTCGCCCGAGCAGGACCGGCGAAGGCCAGCGGTGTGGCCAGCACCCGCAGTCCGTCAATCCTCTGTCATGTGGCCGGTGTAA
- a CDS encoding DUF4062 domain-containing protein codes for MDRVFQVFISSTSIDLQDERQAVSNTLAKAGYIPAGLELFPATDQQQLAYIKRIIDRSDYYVAIAGSRYGSLSDNGLSFIEEELEYARSRDIPILAFLPENPASIAVGKTETDARLKEKLDAFKARLSISRIVEFWNNESDLCMKVVLAVATAVNLKPGVGWIRGDQAIDPKVIQELERLRIQNADFCQKLADLNRDELSTNPTLVTSADSVTVELLVYRSEEGFPDSVSRTISLSDLFVGLYDHLLKNPSEAYVRELVGYWYRQNVHISDYCELDEKSAIVIRDKLEALGLIKSRSIIAGFSNHIAWCVTEKGKRFLESRRPARIGQSDSTAT; via the coding sequence GTGGATCGGGTTTTTCAGGTTTTCATTAGTTCGACCTCCATTGATTTGCAGGACGAACGACAGGCCGTCAGCAACACGTTGGCAAAAGCGGGATACATACCTGCCGGCCTGGAATTGTTTCCAGCAACAGATCAACAACAACTCGCCTACATCAAGCGGATCATCGATCGCAGCGACTATTACGTCGCGATCGCGGGCAGCCGTTACGGCTCGCTCTCCGATAATGGGCTAAGCTTTATAGAAGAAGAGCTTGAATACGCACGATCACGAGACATTCCTATACTTGCGTTCCTTCCTGAAAACCCAGCCAGCATTGCGGTCGGCAAGACAGAAACTGACGCACGGCTAAAAGAAAAACTGGACGCCTTCAAAGCTCGTTTGAGCATCAGCCGCATCGTCGAATTTTGGAACAACGAAAGCGATCTTTGCATGAAAGTCGTGCTGGCGGTCGCGACCGCCGTGAATTTGAAGCCAGGAGTTGGCTGGATACGCGGTGATCAGGCCATCGATCCAAAGGTCATCCAGGAATTGGAAAGACTCCGCATCCAGAACGCGGACTTTTGTCAGAAGCTCGCCGATCTCAATCGCGACGAGTTATCGACTAACCCGACTCTCGTAACATCAGCCGATTCAGTTACCGTGGAATTGCTTGTCTATCGATCGGAAGAAGGGTTTCCAGACTCCGTATCGCGGACAATCTCATTGAGCGATCTTTTTGTCGGACTATATGACCACCTCCTCAAGAACCCGTCGGAGGCATACGTTCGAGAACTTGTTGGATATTGGTACCGGCAGAACGTTCACATTTCGGACTATTGCGAACTTGACGAAAAGAGCGCGATCGTCATCCGGGATAAACTGGAGGCTCTGGGCTTAATCAAGTCCCGGTCGATCATAGCGGGTTTTTCCAATCACATCGCCTGGTGCGTGACCGAAAAAGGAAAACGGTTTCTCGAGTCGAGACGCCCGGCGAGGATTGGTCAATCAGACTCCACAGCGACCTAA
- a CDS encoding DUF2155 domain-containing protein, translating into MFRTIVIAGCAAFAVAALVAAASPAHAQIGNIFSDPPPRPPGAIPRGQVAPEDDEEEVPDLPRQGRVLPAPLHLPPGQGAPPPGPVQAQPLPPPPGTTVVPQNAPGGVAAAPPSPNHTPAQHPPRSAPPTPATLQPGDEVVTEPPAQKVINKKAVFSGLDKITGRIIHFDEDVGETVQFGALRVKTDACYTRPATEAANTDAFVEVDEITLQGEVKRIFSGWMFAASPGLHGVEHPIYDVWLTDCKDPETTVVNAQPDQPKPAPPPTKRPPRQSTRQQRQAAPPPQPAPSPPQQPRSNPFLPPFQR; encoded by the coding sequence ATGTTTCGAACCATTGTCATAGCCGGTTGTGCGGCTTTCGCAGTTGCCGCCCTGGTCGCGGCTGCATCGCCTGCGCACGCGCAAATAGGCAATATCTTTTCGGATCCCCCGCCGCGTCCGCCGGGCGCCATTCCGCGCGGGCAGGTCGCGCCCGAGGACGACGAGGAAGAAGTGCCGGACCTGCCGCGGCAAGGACGCGTGCTGCCGGCTCCGCTGCATTTGCCGCCCGGGCAGGGCGCCCCACCTCCCGGCCCGGTTCAGGCTCAGCCGCTGCCGCCGCCGCCCGGAACTACGGTGGTTCCGCAGAATGCGCCCGGTGGAGTTGCCGCCGCGCCGCCTTCGCCCAATCATACGCCCGCACAGCATCCGCCGCGCTCGGCCCCGCCCACGCCGGCCACGCTGCAACCGGGCGATGAAGTCGTCACCGAGCCACCGGCCCAGAAGGTCATCAACAAGAAGGCCGTGTTCTCGGGCCTCGACAAGATCACCGGCCGCATCATCCATTTCGACGAGGATGTCGGTGAAACCGTGCAGTTCGGCGCGCTGCGGGTGAAGACCGATGCCTGCTACACGCGCCCCGCGACCGAAGCGGCCAATACCGACGCCTTCGTCGAGGTCGACGAGATCACCCTTCAGGGCGAGGTGAAGCGGATTTTCTCCGGCTGGATGTTCGCGGCGAGCCCCGGCCTGCATGGCGTCGAGCATCCGATCTACGATGTCTGGCTGACCGACTGCAAGGATCCGGAAACAACCGTCGTCAACGCGCAGCCGGATCAGCCGAAACCGGCACCGCCGCCCACCAAGCGCCCGCCGCGACAATCCACGCGCCAGCAGCGTCAGGCAGCGCCGCCGCCGCAACCGGCGCCATCGCCGCCGCAGCAACCACGGAGTAATCCGTTCCTTCCGCCGTTCCAGCGATAG
- a CDS encoding FecR domain-containing protein, with product MSRTGALRIAMTAAGLALGGATAQAQQVGTASAVNPAATANLKTITIGQSIAHKERIQTKASGSVQLLFLDKTSMTIGPNSDITIDEYVYDPSANTGKLAATLGKGALRFVGGQISHNGDAEIKTASALIGIRGGVMMTDGKGGIYSGYGTMTVNSGGQTVTLHAGEFTQTQAGGPPTLPGLPPPGFVQQLIVAFQSTAGQTGGARRGAASARNIASAEQKATGSSGGSVTGSNMPTPANPVAGLINAISSTFTQSVQTSSQETALQQLASRQPTPLDNVRPNVTISGYASGIDVIAYPGLSSQAAPFTGTSEIKLDATNNRVAGTLSTYVYDPLRPFMVALNAFSNVLFEFGSTGSSGPANSVYTNYNNFSATTASGATTHPTDSGQSIQGVPINGEIAVLNNDATKQIGVSSGVPDLTVCQCDYTRWGLWHVTNTTPNSPFTETIVGTWVAGRPVGSISDVPITGTATYTGHVIANVQSAGFVAGNFSNTVDFGARSGAVSVTNLDSTNYSGNVSFNTDPRNFGGTLAGNVGNRTMALQGSFFQGGTDPVGEMGGKVGIAGQNYLGSGIFAASVKH from the coding sequence ATGAGCCGGACGGGGGCGCTTCGGATTGCGATGACGGCGGCTGGGCTGGCGCTCGGCGGCGCGACGGCGCAGGCGCAACAGGTCGGCACGGCATCGGCGGTCAATCCGGCCGCGACCGCCAACCTCAAGACCATCACCATCGGTCAGTCGATCGCCCACAAGGAGCGCATCCAGACCAAGGCCAGCGGCTCGGTGCAACTGCTGTTCCTCGACAAGACCTCAATGACCATCGGTCCGAACAGCGACATCACGATCGATGAATACGTCTATGACCCCAGCGCCAACACCGGCAAGCTGGCGGCGACGCTTGGCAAGGGCGCGCTGCGTTTCGTCGGTGGCCAGATCAGCCATAACGGCGATGCCGAGATCAAGACCGCGTCGGCCTTGATCGGCATCCGCGGCGGCGTGATGATGACCGACGGCAAGGGCGGTATCTATTCCGGCTATGGCACGATGACCGTGAATTCCGGCGGGCAAACTGTAACGCTCCATGCCGGTGAATTCACCCAGACCCAGGCCGGTGGGCCGCCGACCCTGCCCGGCCTGCCGCCGCCCGGGTTCGTGCAGCAGTTGATCGTGGCGTTCCAGAGCACCGCCGGTCAGACGGGCGGCGCGCGCCGGGGCGCGGCATCGGCAAGAAATATCGCGTCTGCCGAGCAAAAGGCGACCGGGTCATCGGGGGGATCGGTCACGGGCTCGAATATGCCGACGCCGGCCAATCCGGTCGCCGGGCTTATCAACGCGATTTCGTCGACATTCACCCAGTCGGTGCAGACGTCCAGTCAGGAGACTGCGCTGCAGCAGCTGGCTTCACGCCAGCCCACGCCGCTCGATAACGTCCGTCCAAACGTTACAATTTCTGGATATGCCAGCGGAATAGATGTAATCGCGTACCCAGGTTTGAGCTCTCAAGCTGCTCCTTTTACCGGCACCTCGGAAATCAAGCTCGATGCCACCAACAATCGTGTGGCAGGGACACTTAGCACTTACGTTTACGATCCCTTGAGGCCCTTTATGGTAGCTCTCAATGCGTTCAGTAACGTATTATTTGAGTTCGGATCGACGGGATCGTCCGGACCGGCGAACAGCGTCTACACGAACTACAATAATTTTAGCGCTACGACTGCAAGTGGAGCAACGACCCATCCAACTGACAGCGGACAATCAATCCAGGGTGTTCCAATTAACGGCGAGATCGCTGTCCTCAACAACGACGCTACCAAGCAAATCGGCGTCTCCTCGGGAGTACCCGATCTTACAGTATGTCAATGCGATTACACGCGGTGGGGCTTATGGCACGTAACCAATACCACTCCGAACTCGCCTTTCACTGAGACAATTGTCGGTACCTGGGTTGCCGGACGTCCGGTGGGCAGCATCAGTGACGTGCCGATCACAGGCACCGCCACCTATACCGGCCACGTCATCGCCAACGTGCAGAGCGCGGGCTTCGTCGCCGGCAACTTCTCCAACACCGTTGACTTCGGTGCGCGATCCGGCGCGGTGAGCGTGACCAATCTCGACAGCACCAACTATTCCGGCAATGTGTCGTTCAACACCGACCCGCGCAATTTCGGCGGAACGCTTGCCGGAAATGTCGGCAACCGAACGATGGCGTTACAGGGCAGTTTTTTCCAAGGCGGCACCGACCCCGTGGGGGAAATGGGCGGTAAGGTCGGCATCGCCGGACAGAACTACCTCGGCAGTGGAATCTTCGCTGCTTCAGTCAAGCACTAA
- a CDS encoding NADH:ubiquinone oxidoreductase subunit NDUFA12 — protein sequence MKQFFLKLFTWWNSQTFGTQFWTWRFGELVGKDSQGNCYYRTRGGKIDPTLGFERRWVIYNGYTEASRIPPEWHGWMHHIVDVPPTKENYQPREWQKPHVPNMTGTPAAYRPPGSTLASGRRPAATGDYQPWTPGQ from the coding sequence ATGAAGCAGTTTTTCCTCAAACTTTTTACCTGGTGGAATAGCCAGACCTTCGGCACGCAATTCTGGACGTGGCGCTTTGGCGAACTGGTCGGCAAGGACAGCCAGGGCAACTGCTATTACCGGACACGCGGCGGGAAGATCGACCCGACGCTCGGCTTCGAGCGGCGCTGGGTAATCTACAATGGCTATACCGAAGCCAGCCGCATTCCGCCGGAGTGGCATGGCTGGATGCATCACATCGTCGATGTGCCGCCGACCAAAGAGAACTATCAGCCGCGCGAATGGCAGAAACCGCACGTGCCCAACATGACCGGAACGCCCGCGGCCTATCGGCCGCCCGGCTCGACGCTGGCAAGCGGCCGTCGTCCCGCGGCGACCGGCGATTACCAGCCCTGGACACCGGGACAATAG
- a CDS encoding GNAT family N-acetyltransferase, translating to MSEVVNNMEKHRYEIEVDGHVAATYYRFLDGVIVFTHTQVPPELEGKGIGSELVQGALDQVRADRFRARAQCPFVKDWLEKHPDYADLLRPNL from the coding sequence ATGTCCGAAGTCGTCAACAACATGGAAAAACATCGCTACGAAATCGAAGTGGACGGGCATGTTGCCGCAACCTACTACCGATTTCTGGACGGAGTGATCGTCTTCACCCATACCCAGGTGCCGCCCGAGCTCGAAGGCAAGGGCATCGGCTCGGAACTCGTGCAGGGTGCGCTGGATCAGGTGCGCGCTGATAGATTCAGGGCTCGCGCTCAATGCCCCTTCGTGAAGGACTGGCTCGAGAAGCATCCGGATTATGCCGATCTGCTGAGGCCGAATTTGTGA
- a CDS encoding GNAT family N-acetyltransferase, which yields MTAVHDNKALSRFELEAEGGVAFADYRLAPGTVVITHTETPRELRGRGIASALVKGALALIRAEGLKVVAGCGFVAVYLDKHPEEADRAV from the coding sequence ATGACCGCCGTCCACGACAACAAAGCCCTGAGCCGTTTTGAACTGGAAGCCGAAGGCGGCGTTGCTTTCGCGGACTACCGCCTCGCGCCGGGTACGGTCGTCATAACCCACACCGAAACGCCGCGCGAACTGCGCGGCCGCGGCATTGCCTCGGCGTTGGTGAAGGGGGCGCTGGCGCTGATCCGGGCCGAGGGTCTGAAGGTGGTCGCCGGCTGCGGATTCGTGGCCGTCTATCTCGACAAGCATCCGGAAGAAGCCGACCGCGCGGTTTGA